The Leptospiraceae bacterium genome includes the window CAACTTACTGGTGATAGCACTAACTGAAGAAGTTGTACAATTTGGATTTGTAATACCGTTACTCGCTAAAAGTAGCGCTAAAATCGAAGTATTATCATCATTCTCTTTAGTTTTCATTATTCCACAATAATTAAGTGAAAGCATTGCTAATATAGCAAAAATAGTTATAGTTCTTTTCATAAAATTCCTTTAGAAACTTTTCCATTAAGTTTCCGTTAAATATAATCTTTTGCGTCATTGTTAAAATACAATCGGTAGCCTGACGAAACCCCGATAATAATTCATGTTATTACTTTTCTGAAATAACTCTTCGCCACATAGAATTACTTGCAGCGAAGAGTACTAAAAAAATTTTCTTGGCTGTGAAAATTTTTAAATGATTGTATTAGAAATTTTTTGGAGGCTCATCTGGGATTTGTGAATGACCGTTTAACAAATTGTTTGAATCGCTGGCAAAAGCGATAGATGATTCTATTTGAGGTGTAAACGAAAATGCAAATATTAGAAAATTAGGATTCATCGACTGAGATTGGATTGAATTAGATGAATGCTTCTTCTTGGTACAACTACACTTATGGGTTTCATTATTTTTTGCCGAATGACAATTTGGAAATTCTTTATTCTCTTCAATTTGAAGTTTTTCTGTTTTGGATTGAAAAATTAAATCTTCAGGACTGCTACTCACTGAATTGTGAATCTCTTTATCTGAAGAGTGGTTGCATTCGCAAATTTGAGATTGAAAGTACAAACTACTCGCAAAAATTCCACTCTCAATAAACACTACCTTGCAAAAGAAAATCAAAACCATTCCAAAGGTTTTCAATAAATGAAGCGGTTTCTGGAATTTCTTACTCATAGACTTTCTTTTTAAGTTTTTCAAGATATATTTACTATAGCAAATTTAAACATTTTGTCTTTGATATTTGTCAAGCGAAAACAAAAAATCCTCAAACCTTATATTCCTGAATTAAATGAATAATAAAGCTGATTAAGCCACTGAATACATAAAATATAATGATCCCGTAAAGTATCCAAGGGAATTTAGTCCACCCCACTGCAAACACCAAAATAATGAACCCGGTCAAAACAATAAATATTTTAGAGCGTGAAAATTTTCCTCTCATGGCTACTTGAGGCTTTGAATATTTAATCGTAGATACCATTAGAATTGCTACCAAAATAAAACCTGCAATTGAGATCCAGTTTGGGATTTGAGATACATTGAAACTAATCGGAAATAGTGCGACTAACACTCCGGCAACAGGAGATGGAAGTCCGGTAAATGAGCCCGGGTCGTGTGCCACAGTAAAACGAGCCAATCTGTAAGCTGCACAAATCGGAAAAATTGCAGCGACGAGCATCCCATAAGGTAAGAAATCAGGCATTCCGTAAAAATCCATTTTATAATCTTCTAAAATCATTTTATACATCAAATGACCCGGCGCAATCCCAAAGGTAGTCAGATCGGCTAAGGTGTCTAACTCTGCACCGAGATCACTCGTAGCGTTTAAAGCGCGAGCAGCCATCCCGTCAAACCCATCAAAAAGTGCCGCTAGAATAATGAAAAAACCAGACAATAAAAATATTTGAGAATTTCCAGTTCCGTCCTTAGTCACTTCGGAAGCGATAAGAATCGAAACAAAACCCATAGTAAGATTTCCAAGTGACAGAGTATTTGGAATCCAAGAAAGTTTAATCTTCATAAATTTATTCCTCACGAACAGAGCTGACTTTGAAATCCAAGGGGCTCGTTATTCCTTTTTTTAATAAATAATATCCAAGGCAGGCAACCATTGCTCCGTTATCTGTGCATAGTATTTTTCTATTTGGCATTGTTAATCGAAAATTTATTTTTTCCGAAAAATTTTGCAATCTTTTTCTAAGGGTAGAATTTGCAGCAACCCCTCCTGCAACTACTACTTCTCTGATTTTAGTAAGAGCGACTGCACGCTTGATATTTTTTTCAACCAAGTGGAAAGCAGTTTCTTGGAAATGATAACAGATTTTTTCTATTTCGCTTAGGTAGTTTGGATTTTTTTTTAGATAATACAACACGGCGGTTTTTAACCCGCTATACGAAAATAAAATTTTCCCAAGAGGTAAATCTTTTAGCAATTCAGGAAAAATTGCAGACTCATTAAGATCGGGGGTGTATTTATTAGCAAGTTTTTCTATTTCAGGCCCTCCGGGGTAGTTGAGGTTCAATAGGGTGGCTACCTTATCAAAAGCCTCACCGAGAGCGTCGTCTCTTGTGTCACCGATTAGTTTCATTTTTCCGAAATCCTCGACTTGAAAAATTGCAGAATTTCCACCCGATAGCAGTACTCCGAGATAGGGGAATTTTGGGTTTTTCTCTTCTAATCGAACTACATTCAGATGGGCTTCCAAGTGATCTAAGGCAATTAACGGAATTTTTAGAGATAAGCTCAAACACCTTGCTAACTGTGCCCCGATAATTAAAGAGCCAAGTAATCCTGGGTATGCAGTTACGGCAACATATTCTATTTCTTTTAAACTTACCTTTGATTCATTTAGAATAGATTCCAATATAGAGTTAATTTTTTCGAGGTGTGCTCTCGATGCAATCTCAGGAACTACTCCTCCATAGCTCGAATGCAAATCCACTTGGCTGTAAACTTTTAAAGCAATTTCCTTTTTGCCGTCTTCTACAATTCCTATTGAAGTTTCATCGCAACTTGTTTCAATTCCAAGTCCAAGCATGGCTCAATTGGAAGAGATCAATTCTATGGCTTTTTTCAATTGAGGGTCGAACTCTAAGTCAACCAAAGGAGCTTTTTTCCCAATCCCTATCTCTCTTTTTAAAAGTAACCGTGAGATTTTATCGGATACATTGTATTTTTTTTGTTTCAAAATATTTTGAAACTTTTTAATATTTTCAACGTTGTAGTCCGGATTTTCAGTTATAAATTTCTTTAATATCCCTTCTTTAAAAACCTTGTCCATGTAAAATCTATCGTCGTCTGCAGGGGTCAGCTGATTCACTACTACATCCGGTGATATACCTTTTCCGTGAATAGACACACCACTCGGAGTGTAGTATTTTTGAATAGTGATCGCTACACCGGTTTTATGAGGCAAAGGATAAATATTTTGTACAGAGCCTTTTCCAAATGATTGGTTTCCTAAAATTTTTCCTCTTTTATTATCCTGAACTGCCCCGGCTAAGATCTCGGCAGCGCTCGCCGACCCGTTGTTTATAAGTATTGCAAGTGGAATTTCTGTGTATTTTTTTCCTGTAGATTTAGAACGAAATACTTTTACAAGCTCGCCTCCTCGGCCTTTTACAGATACTATATCCAGATTCGGTTTTAAAAAATAATCAGACATTTCCACTGCAAGGTCGAGCAGTCCTCCCGGGTTATTTCGTAAATCTAAAATAATTCCTTTTGCTTTTCTTTTATCTACGAACTCATCCATAATTGTTTCAAATTCTTTCGTGGTACTTTCCTTTCCCATGAATTGAGACAAACGAATGTAGCCGATTTTTTCTTTTTCTAAAAATTGTGACTTGAGATAATCTATTTTAATCAGTTCTCTTGTAAGCGTAAGTGAAATAGGATTGTGAAGATTTTTTCTGATAATTTTTAAAGAAATTGGTGTTCCAACCTGACCTCTCATCATTTTAATAGCATCCGTTAAACCCATTTTCTCTGTAGGCTTTCCGTTTATCTCAACGATTCTGTCTTGTGGTTGAATCCCTGCCTTAGAAGCTGGAGTGTCATCAATCGGAGTGATTACAAAAAGCGATCCGTTAGAATACGAAACCTCAATACCAAGCCCCCCAAAACTACCTCTTGTCTCATTTTGAAGTTCCTTGAATTCTTCTTCATTTAAAAATCGAGAATGAGGATCGCCCAAGCTGGAGATAACCCCTCGAATGGCTCCTGTGTACAAAGACTTTTCATCCACCTTCTCTACATAGTCTGTTTCGATAAAAGCTATTACTTCATGAAAAATCTGTAGGTATTTTTCAGACTCTTCAGAAATTGCTTTTGCGCGTTGAATAGAAAATGCAGATACACACAATAAAACAAATACTAGGGAAATCCAGAGAATTCTTTCTTTAATCTTCATGCCTTTGTTCCAGTCTTTCAAATAATTTTGGATGAGAAATTTTTAACTTTAACTTTACTTTTTGTTGATCTAATCTAAAAACTTTGCATACTTCTAAAAAAATTTCTCGATCCGTTTTCAGCTTCATCCCTTCTTCTTGATTCAAATTTTGTATGAACCGAGTTACTGAAATCCTTTCAACAAGTTTATTTATATCGGAGTCTGTTACTTCTCTTTTGACAGGAGCACAAAAATTAATAAATACAAACATAAATACAAATAGACTAAATTTCATAAAAATACATTAAACCTTTATACAATTTTTAGGGATAGCAAAAATTTGAATAGAATTTTACGAAATAGATTTAAGTTTGAAACAATTTTCTAAACTATTTCAGTTCCTGCAAATTGGTTGTCGTATAGCTTTTTGTACACTCCATTTTGCTCTAAAAGAGAATCGTGATTTCCTTTTTCTACAATTTTTCCATTTTCCATTACAAGTATAGTTGGAATTCTTCGTATTGTGGAAAGTCTGTGAGCAATTACAAATGTAGTTCTATTTTTAAAGAGCCTTTCTAAAGCCTTGTTTACCAATTTTTCGGATTCAACATCGAGTGCACTTGTTGCCTCATCAAGAATCATGATTTCGGGATTTCTGAGAAGTGCACGAGCAATCACAAGTCTTTGTCTTTGACCTCCCGATAAATTCAAACCTCGAATTCCAAGAACACTGTCATATCCATTTTCCATTTCTAAAATAAAGTCATGTGCATGAGCCAACCTTGCAGCGCGAATGATTTCTTTTCTTGTGGACTCTGGTCTTCCGCAAGCGATATTGTCTGCAACACTTCCGTGGAACAGAAAAATATCTTGTGTCACTATTCCGATTTTTTTTCTTAGCTCGATTAGACTCAAATTTCTAATATCAATTCCATCGAATAAAATAGATCCTTGAGTAGGGTCAAAAAATCTAGGGATTAAGTCCATTAAGGAGGATTTGCCACTACCACTCGTCCCTACAAGTGCAACTGTTTCTCCTACTTTCACTTTCAGGTCAATCCCTTTGATTACCTCTTGACTATTTCCGTGATAAGAAAATCTTAAATTGTTAAATTCGATCGAATCTTGTAATTTTTCAAGAACTTGAACAGAGCCAACCTCGTGCCTTTCCCCACGTAAATCCATTAACTCAAAAATTCTATTTCCCGAAACGATTGCTTGGGTAATTTTCCCCACCATCTGAGAAAGCTGGGTCAGTGGTCTAAGTAAAAATAAAAGCGTTAGTAGAAATGCCATAAACTCACCTTGAGTAAATCTACCCGAATAGATTAGCTTTGCACCAATAGCAAAAAATCCCATCACTACCATAGAAGAGCTTAACTCTACAAGGCTTGGAGCGATTTGTACATAAAACTGACCTTTGAAGTTTCTTCTATAGACTTTATTGTTAATATCAGAAAACTTTTCAGTTTCTAATTTCTCCATAGAAAAAGTTTTAATCACTTTTACACCAGAGATTATCTCTTGGATATGTGCGTTTAAGTCCGCGATTCTTTCTTGAGATTTTGTTGTGGACTTTGTGATTTTCCTAGTGAATAGAGTTACAGGAAAAATAACAATCGGTACAGTGAGGGATGCTGTTATGAGTAGCTCTGTATTCAAATACAATAGTATAATCAGATGAGTAACTACATAAAAAAAATTAATAATTGCATCTCTTAGATTGCTGGAAATAACTGCTGCGACTACCTCAACATCATTTACTATTCGGCTCATAAGCAAACCGGTCTTTTCTCTATAAAAGTACGTTAGTGGTAATAGTTGGGTTTTTTCAAATAGTTCTTGGCGTATATCTCTAACAGCCTTGTATCCCGTTGTAGCTATGCAATACACCGACAATAAAAAAGTAATCAATTTCAAAAAGTACAGTGGAACGATTGCCTTACAAACTGCCCAAACTACTTCTCTCGGTTCCATGTCTTTTGCTTTTTCGTTCACCCATTCTTTTGCAATGATGATGATTTTCTTGGATCGTTCCAATCCGTCTAAAGAATCGGATCCGAAAATTCTTTCTTTTAATAATATATTTTTTTCAGGAAGGGTTAGCTCCAATTTCAGCCTTGTTTTTTTTTCTGCTCCAAGAGAATCAAAAAGAGGGATTAATGCAGTTAAAGAAGCTGCATTCAATAAGGCTGTAAATAAGGCAAATACAACTCCTATTGTAAATCTGGTCTTGTATCGAAAAGAGTAAGATAGAAGTCTAAAAAAGGTTTTCAGAAGTTTGGTCCTTCTATCCCCTTTCCGTCGTTCAGGAATTTAGAGATAATCACTCTTTGAATTTGTGAAGTCCCTTCATAAATCTGAAAAATTTTTGAATCACGCATCAGTTTTTCTACAGGATATTCTGTATTGTATCCATATCCACCAAAAATCTGAACTGCATCTGTGCATATCCTTACACACATATCTGCACAAAATGCTTTTGCAATAGAAGCTTGATACGTGTTTTTATATCCATTGTCCATGAGCCAAGCAGCCTGCCAACAAAGTAGTCTTCCAGCTTCCACATCTCTCGCCATTTCTGCCAATAAGAAACTCACTCCTTGGTTTGCAGATACTGGTTTTCCGAATGCGTTACGTGTATTCGCATAACGAATGGAATGCTCCATAGCAGACCTTGCTACACCCACAGCACCTATGGCAACTGCGGGTCTTGTATGGTCAAAAGCACCCATGGCTATTTTAAACCCATCGCCCTCGTTTCCTACCATCTGGCTCTTGTGTACTTTTACATCTTCAAAGGTTACACCTCTTGTATCAGAGCACCTTTGACCCATGTTCTTTTCTTTTTTGCCTATGATGACTCCGGAACTTTTTGAATCTATAATAAACCCTGTCATTCCCTTATGTCCGGCTGCCGGGTCTGTATTAGTCAATACAAACATCCAATCAGACACTCCAGCATTTGTGATCCACATTTTAGATCCGTTTACTATGTATTCGTCACCCACTCTTTTTGCAGTAGTTCGAATAGAGGCAACATCTGATCCAGCACCGGGCTCAGTCACTGCATAAGCAGCCAATTGAAACTCTGAAGTCATGGGCTGTACAAATTTTTTCAAAAGCTCTTCGCTAGCGCCCATTAACACAGGTGCGAGTGCGAGATTATTTGCAAGTATGGCAGTAGCCATTCCTGAACAAGCAGCGTTCAATTCTTCAACAATGATTACCTCGTCTAAGTCCTTCATTTCAGCACCGTTAAACCGTGAAGGAATGTGGAGGTTCATTAGACCCACCTCCCACGCTTTTTTTAGAATAGCCATCGGGTATTCTCCGGTTTGGTCATGAAATTCGGCTTTCGGGATCATTTCATTTTTCCCGAAATCTCTTGCCATATCTCTTAGAGCTTTTTGCTCATCTGTCATCGAAAAATTTATCATCCTACTTCCTCTACAAAAACAGATTCCTAAATGGATCTGGCTACAAGCTCAGCTATATCTTCAACTTTTACGTTTTCTGTCTTACCCGCAGCTTTCACCCCATCCGAAATCATTGTAATGCAGAATGGACAAGCCGTCGCAATCGTTGAAGCTTCTGTATCGAGTAATTGCCCTGTTCTTTTGTTGTTGATTCGGTCGTTGTTTTGCTCTTCCATCCACATTTGAGCACCACCCGCACCACAACAAAGCCCCTTTTCATGGTGATCAATCGGCTCACTCACTTGCTGTCCGGTAACTGCAGCTACTACATCTCTCGGGTGACTATAGTTATCGTTGTATCTTCCTATGTAACAAGAATCGTGGTAGGTATATTTTCCTGCCTTCATATCCTGTGAAACTGAAATGTCCAATTTCTTTTCCTGAATCAACTGATTGATTAGCTCGCTATGGTGAATCACTTCGTAGTTTCCTCCAAATTGAGGATACTCATTTTTAATCGTATTAAAACCATGAGGACATGCAGTCACAATCTTTTTCACATTGTATCTGTTTAGTGTATCCACATTGGTTTGAGCAAGAGTTTGATAGAGGTATTCGTTTCCTCCTCTTCTTGCAGAATCTCCTGTACAATTTTCTTCTGTTCCAAGAATTCCAAACTTCACATTGGCCTTCTGTAATATCTTTACAAAGGATCTCGCAATGTTTTTATTTCTTTCGTCAAAAGCCCCAGCACAACCAACCCAATAGAGTATATCTACATTAGGGTCTTCTGCTAAAGTTTTTACTCCGAGATCAGCCGCCCAATCCGCACGGGTGTGAGCACCGACTCCCCAAGGGTTAGAATTATTTTCCATATTTGTAAATGCCAATTGAAGCTCTTGAGGAAATTTAGACTCCGCAAGAACTAAATGTTTTCTCATTTCCATAATTGCACTTACGTGGTTGTTACCTACAGGACAGGCTTGCACACAAGCGTAGCAAGAAGTGCAACCCCATATCTCTTCTTCAGAAATATAACTTCCGATTACACCTGTTTCCATGCCCATAATTTCTTCTGCAGTTTTGCCTGATTTTTTTGCAGACATTACTTCAGGCATTTTTTCCATCAGAGAATGCTTTAAGTCAACGATGATCTTTTTAGGATTGAGTAATTTTCCTGTACGATTGGCAGGGCACTGAATTTGACATCTTCCGCACTCGATACAAGCCAATCCGTCTAATAAATTCGGCCAAGGGAAGTCTTGAATCTTATTCGATCCCCAAGGAGTATTTTCGTCTTCGAGATTTGTTTTAAAAAGCGCACCCTTAGGAGTATCGCTAAATAAGAAAAAATTAATAGGTGCAAAAATCAAGTGACCGTGTTTGGAAGTAGGTACATACAACATGAATGAGAACACCGTAAGAATGTGCCCCCACCAGAAAATTCGATAGAATACATCAGCCGTTTCACCAGTAACTCCGATTGCAGTAAAAAAGCTCGCAATCCCGTCAGCAATCACTGAAGAGTGAGAAGAACTACTGTATTTAAATCCAGCTTGTTTTGCACCTTCCCCCAAAAGAGTCGAAATCATAAGGGTAGCTATTAAAGAAATCACTATTGCAGACGCTCTTGATGGAATATCTAAACCTTTTGCTTTTGTAATCCATCTTCTCCAAGCAAAAAATCCAAGACCGGTAAGAACTAAAAAAGATACCCACTGAACCATGGTTTCATAAGTGTGTGCTACATCGGTAGAAATAAGCCCTGCGAGAGAAAACTGATATGGGTCGTCCATTCCCCAACCAAATACACCTGCGATCATCTGGCTTGTAGTATGAATTGTATAAACTATGAAACCGTAAAAAATAAAAGCGTGCATGATCCCGCGAAGTGGTTCTTGAAATAATTTTTTCTGCAATATTACATTGAAAAAAACACTTTTTAATCTAAAACTCAGGTTGGGGTATTTTTTAAAATCCTCTGTACCTGTTGCATCTCTACCTGTGAAGGTAAGTTCGAGTCTGTAAAGAATCGCACGAATAAAGACATAATTTGCTATTATAAAAAAAACCGTAAAAGATACGTGGAATAAGATTCTAAGTGTTGTATTTTCCAAGGTGAGCTTCCTTATAAGAAATTTAGAACTATTTCAATCGCTTAAGGATTGATATGGCCTTTTCCTAAGAAAAAATAATCTTCATGTGTGTCGATTCATTTTTCATGGCACAAAAAAACAAATTTCAAAAATAATTCTTTCATTGAGATTGATTTTCAAAAACTTGTTGAATAACATATACTGATATAGTATGAGGGATATTGGATGAGACTTGTTTCTTTTTATTTCATAATTATTTTTTCGCTGATTGCCTCGAATTTTTGCAGTAACCCAATTCAGAAAAAATTAAAAGAACTGCAAAAGTGCAAAGCGACCCTAAAATATTCCAAAATCATCCAAGCTAAGATGCTACTCTTCCCGCCCGTACCTAAAATTTTCTTTAAAGCCGGTGTAGATATTTCCAATAACAACGAAGTAGAGGTAGCAATAGACAAGTTCGATTTTACGGTATATTTGAATAATCCAGAAGAAGGGAAAAAACTGCCCCTTGCCTACGTTACCTCTCCCGAGTCCTACAAAATCCCTCCCTTGACTGCGCAAACTATCGAAATAGACTTAGAAACACTATTTGAAAAAAGTAAGGGAGAAAATGTATTAGAAATCGCAAGTACGGTTATGAAAAAAGGGCTGACCACAGGTGAGTTGGAGCTACTAATTGAAGGGACTATAGAATTCAGCACCTCACTTGGAAATTTTAACATACCGTTCAGCCAAATTACAAAATCCAAGATTAAGTTTTAGTGATTAAAGATTTTAAATCAAAGATTTTTTCCTAAAAATATTCAGGGTTTTTAAGTTTGAAGCATGGCAATACAAAATTGGTAGCGAAAGAGCGTCTTTGTTTACAGAGCCAAGGCTTGATTTATATATTTTTAAAAATAGCAAATCA containing:
- a CDS encoding LEA type 2 family protein, encoding MRLVSFYFIIIFSLIASNFCSNPIQKKLKELQKCKATLKYSKIIQAKMLLFPPVPKIFFKAGVDISNNNEVEVAIDKFDFTVYLNNPEEGKKLPLAYVTSPESYKIPPLTAQTIEIDLETLFEKSKGENVLEIASTVMKKGLTTGELELLIEGTIEFSTSLGNFNIPFSQITKSKIKF
- a CDS encoding (Fe-S)-binding protein gives rise to the protein MENTTLRILFHVSFTVFFIIANYVFIRAILYRLELTFTGRDATGTEDFKKYPNLSFRLKSVFFNVILQKKLFQEPLRGIMHAFIFYGFIVYTIHTTSQMIAGVFGWGMDDPYQFSLAGLISTDVAHTYETMVQWVSFLVLTGLGFFAWRRWITKAKGLDIPSRASAIVISLIATLMISTLLGEGAKQAGFKYSSSSHSSVIADGIASFFTAIGVTGETADVFYRIFWWGHILTVFSFMLYVPTSKHGHLIFAPINFFLFSDTPKGALFKTNLEDENTPWGSNKIQDFPWPNLLDGLACIECGRCQIQCPANRTGKLLNPKKIIVDLKHSLMEKMPEVMSAKKSGKTAEEIMGMETGVIGSYISEEEIWGCTSCYACVQACPVGNNHVSAIMEMRKHLVLAESKFPQELQLAFTNMENNSNPWGVGAHTRADWAADLGVKTLAEDPNVDILYWVGCAGAFDERNKNIARSFVKILQKANVKFGILGTEENCTGDSARRGGNEYLYQTLAQTNVDTLNRYNVKKIVTACPHGFNTIKNEYPQFGGNYEVIHHSELINQLIQEKKLDISVSQDMKAGKYTYHDSCYIGRYNDNYSHPRDVVAAVTGQQVSEPIDHHEKGLCCGAGGAQMWMEEQNNDRINNKRTGQLLDTEASTIATACPFCITMISDGVKAAGKTENVKVEDIAELVARSI
- a CDS encoding ABC transporter ATP-binding protein yields the protein MKTFFRLLSYSFRYKTRFTIGVVFALFTALLNAASLTALIPLFDSLGAEKKTRLKLELTLPEKNILLKERIFGSDSLDGLERSKKIIIIAKEWVNEKAKDMEPREVVWAVCKAIVPLYFLKLITFLLSVYCIATTGYKAVRDIRQELFEKTQLLPLTYFYREKTGLLMSRIVNDVEVVAAVISSNLRDAIINFFYVVTHLIILLYLNTELLITASLTVPIVIFPVTLFTRKITKSTTKSQERIADLNAHIQEIISGVKVIKTFSMEKLETEKFSDINNKVYRRNFKGQFYVQIAPSLVELSSSMVVMGFFAIGAKLIYSGRFTQGEFMAFLLTLLFLLRPLTQLSQMVGKITQAIVSGNRIFELMDLRGERHEVGSVQVLEKLQDSIEFNNLRFSYHGNSQEVIKGIDLKVKVGETVALVGTSGSGKSSLMDLIPRFFDPTQGSILFDGIDIRNLSLIELRKKIGIVTQDIFLFHGSVADNIACGRPESTRKEIIRAARLAHAHDFILEMENGYDSVLGIRGLNLSGGQRQRLVIARALLRNPEIMILDEATSALDVESEKLVNKALERLFKNRTTFVIAHRLSTIRRIPTILVMENGKIVEKGNHDSLLEQNGVYKKLYDNQFAGTEIV
- a CDS encoding acyl-CoA dehydrogenase family protein, producing the protein MNFSMTDEQKALRDMARDFGKNEMIPKAEFHDQTGEYPMAILKKAWEVGLMNLHIPSRFNGAEMKDLDEVIIVEELNAACSGMATAILANNLALAPVLMGASEELLKKFVQPMTSEFQLAAYAVTEPGAGSDVASIRTTAKRVGDEYIVNGSKMWITNAGVSDWMFVLTNTDPAAGHKGMTGFIIDSKSSGVIIGKKEKNMGQRCSDTRGVTFEDVKVHKSQMVGNEGDGFKIAMGAFDHTRPAVAIGAVGVARSAMEHSIRYANTRNAFGKPVSANQGVSFLLAEMARDVEAGRLLCWQAAWLMDNGYKNTYQASIAKAFCADMCVRICTDAVQIFGGYGYNTEYPVEKLMRDSKIFQIYEGTSQIQRVIISKFLNDGKGIEGPNF
- a CDS encoding CDP-alcohol phosphatidyltransferase family protein, with the protein product MKIKLSWIPNTLSLGNLTMGFVSILIASEVTKDGTGNSQIFLLSGFFIILAALFDGFDGMAARALNATSDLGAELDTLADLTTFGIAPGHLMYKMILEDYKMDFYGMPDFLPYGMLVAAIFPICAAYRLARFTVAHDPGSFTGLPSPVAGVLVALFPISFNVSQIPNWISIAGFILVAILMVSTIKYSKPQVAMRGKFSRSKIFIVLTGFIILVFAVGWTKFPWILYGIIIFYVFSGLISFIIHLIQEYKV